The following coding sequences lie in one Dehalococcoidales bacterium genomic window:
- a CDS encoding tubulin/FtsZ family protein: MKLVVIGLGQCGGRIADEFAKLNNRARAQRKIEIVTGTFAVNTDAADLSGLVHIRRDYQYRMLIGGRKTGGHGVGKINELGAEVAKEDADKVIDAIRATRKFYETDAFLLIAGAAGGTGSGSLPVITQHIKQRYMDKPVYSVIVLPFEHEEQVEERTIYNAATCLKSTYSVADAVFLVDNQRYIRKDSSLRNNLTKINALIAEPFYNILCAGEEKKSRNIGAKLLDAGDIMQTVVGWTVLGYGSTTLPAFRLPGQKSRDFIKKGAETQKGIHTMDEAISELSLSCNPADSRRALYLISAPSREMNVDLIKELGDYLRGIAPQAIIRNGDYPREKSSLDVSVILSELSDVEKIRNYYTQSTRLIPEFKRRQTETAVKLKEIEDTSRDIPSLL; the protein is encoded by the coding sequence ATGAAATTAGTGGTTATAGGCTTGGGACAATGCGGCGGCCGGATTGCTGATGAATTCGCCAAATTAAATAATAGAGCACGCGCCCAACGCAAGATTGAAATTGTTACCGGAACCTTCGCCGTTAATACTGATGCTGCCGACCTCAGCGGGTTGGTCCACATCAGGCGAGATTACCAGTACCGCATGCTTATCGGCGGCCGCAAGACCGGTGGTCACGGTGTGGGCAAAATAAATGAACTGGGCGCTGAGGTAGCCAAAGAAGATGCTGATAAGGTCATCGATGCTATCAGGGCTACCCGGAAATTCTACGAAACAGACGCCTTCCTGCTTATTGCCGGCGCTGCCGGCGGTACCGGCTCCGGCTCCCTGCCCGTAATCACCCAGCACATAAAGCAACGCTATATGGACAAGCCAGTTTATTCGGTTATCGTCCTGCCCTTCGAGCATGAAGAGCAAGTTGAGGAGCGGACGATATATAATGCCGCTACCTGTCTCAAGTCCACCTACTCCGTAGCTGACGCTGTATTCCTCGTCGATAATCAGCGCTATATCAGAAAGGACTCTTCGCTGAGAAACAACCTGACCAAAATCAACGCCCTGATTGCGGAACCGTTCTACAACATACTCTGTGCCGGTGAAGAGAAAAAATCGAGAAATATCGGAGCTAAATTACTTGATGCCGGCGACATTATGCAAACCGTGGTCGGCTGGACGGTTCTGGGCTACGGGTCGACAACGCTGCCTGCATTCAGACTCCCCGGGCAAAAGTCCCGTGATTTCATAAAAAAGGGTGCCGAAACGCAAAAAGGCATCCATACAATGGATGAAGCCATCAGTGAGCTATCACTCAGCTGTAACCCTGCCGATTCAAGGAGGGCTCTCTATCTCATCTCGGCGCCATCCCGGGAAATGAACGTGGACCTGATTAAGGAACTCGGCGATTACTTGAGAGGTATCGCTCCGCAAGCCATAATACGGAATGGTGATTATCCCAGAGAAAAAAGTTCACTGGACGTCTCCGTGATCCTGTCTGAACTGAGCGATGTTGAAAAGATAAGAAACTACTACACCCAATCAACCAGACTCATCCCTGAATTCAAAAGGAGGCAGACGGAGACGGCGGTCAAGCTTAAGGAAATTGAGGATACCTCAAGGGATATTCCATCGCTACTATAA